One window of Salmo salar chromosome ssa11, Ssal_v3.1, whole genome shotgun sequence genomic DNA carries:
- the LOC106563386 gene encoding transmembrane protein 88: MSLPRNRTLENGITQLHHINNGEPLSSLQFHLQHTGSVTSVPGSPTGGSGVVVPPPYSVAASVAGATDAPLELRGSLDCWACSILVTAQNLIIALVNSTLVSIVFGTIMTPALVMVVFGFLCHSTVQPNGTSLYCSDLLDDGGCVALLVVGFILVTPLLVLALAAYCRLAHHLQLGICFIPYSRAVYKNLPASRQRGGGCCGQQGGSEGEGKGSVWV, translated from the exons ATGAGTCTGCCGAGGAACCGGACCCTGGAGAATGGCATCACCCAGCTGCATCACATTAACAATGGGGAACCTCTGTCTTCACTGCAATTCCACCTCCAGCACACAGGCTCTGTGACCTCTGTGCCAGGGTCGCCCACAGGGGGGTCAGGGGTGGTGGTGCCACCCCCGTACTCagtagcggccagcgtggcggGGGCTACGGACGCCCCTCTGGAGCTGAGAGGCTCTCTGGACTGCTGGGCGTGCTCAATACTGGTGACAGCTCAGAACCTGATCATCGCGCTGGTCAACAGTACGCTGGTCAGTATTGTGTTCGGCACCATCATGACCCCAGCGCTGGTCATGGTCGTGTTTGGCTTCCTATGTCACTCTACG gtacaacccaatggCACGTCCCTGTACTGTTCAGACCTGCTGGATGACGGTGGCTGTGTGGCCCTGCTGGTGGTGGGCTTCATCCTGGTCACCCCCCTCCTGGTCCTGGCTCTGGCTGCCTACTGCCGCCTGGCCCACCACCTCCAACTGGGCATCTGTTTCATCCCCTACAGCAGGGCCGTCTACAAGAACCTGCCTGCCTCGCGCCAACGTGGAGGAGGCTGCTGTGGCCAGCAGGGGGGCTCAGAGGGGGAGGGCAAAggcagtgtgtgggtgtga